The segment TGGGAAAGAGGCTGCACAATCTCCTGCCGGGGAGCCGGTCATGTTTTCGCCCGCCCTCCTCACTCACGGGGTGGCCCGCCGTCTGGCGGAAGTTCGCACTGCTCCCGATCCGGCCGCCGCTTTGCTGGCCTTAACCCGGGAGGCTCATGCCCTGTGGGAGTGGGCGGTGCGCTCCTTTGAGGCAACGCACCCCTTGCCGGAGCCGGTGGCCTGCCGGCCGGGCTGCAGTTTCTGCTGCTACAATCAGGTGGAGCTGACCCCGCCGGAGGCCTTTCTCCTCGCCGATTTTCTGAGCCAAAGGGTGGCCCCGGCGCGCCTCCCCGGACTGGCGGCGGCCCTGAAGGAGGAACTGAACCGGCGCCGGGGGCTCAGCCCCTCGGAATTGGCCCGGCGGCGCCGGGAATTCCCCTGTCCCTTCCTTTCCCAGGACCATTGCGGTATCTATCCGGTGCGGCCCTTCATGTGCCGGGCCATGCACTCCCTGGACGCCGACCACTGCCGGCGTTCTTTGGAGGCGGACACCCTTTTGCCGGACCGCTATTATGACCACCGCCACGATTTCGCCCGGGCCCTGAGCCGCGGCCTGATCGAGGGGGCCCAAGGCCTGTGCTGCCAGGCAGGGCCGCTGGAACTGATAGCGGCGCTGACGCTGATCCTGGGCGACCCGCAGGCCCTGCCCCGCTGGCTTAAAGGGGAAAGAGTGTTCCGGAAAGGGAAGGGCTGAGGAAAGGAGGGGGCCACCCCGTCCACCACAGCCGGCCCTGGTGAATCTTTACCCGCCTTGGCTTTCCTCCACCCGGTTGATCTTGGCCAGGCGGCGGCGGTGGCGCTC is part of the Desulfobaccales bacterium genome and harbors:
- a CDS encoding YkgJ family cysteine cluster protein; this encodes MFSPALLTHGVARRLAEVRTAPDPAAALLALTREAHALWEWAVRSFEATHPLPEPVACRPGCSFCCYNQVELTPPEAFLLADFLSQRVAPARLPGLAAALKEELNRRRGLSPSELARRRREFPCPFLSQDHCGIYPVRPFMCRAMHSLDADHCRRSLEADTLLPDRYYDHRHDFARALSRGLIEGAQGLCCQAGPLELIAALTLILGDPQALPRWLKGERVFRKGKG